In Quercus robur chromosome 10, dhQueRobu3.1, whole genome shotgun sequence, a genomic segment contains:
- the LOC126703577 gene encoding chloride channel protein CLC-c-like isoform X1 yields MDSKGMDQEKYVNHSDDVLDIENEGLLDGKEIERCRSEVSDKNLSYTKPLLVKRTNTTSQIAIVGANVCPIESLDYEIIENELFKQDWRSRKKIQIFQYVLLKWAFALLIGLGTGLVGFFNNIAVENIAGFKLLLTSNLMSEDKYFKAFAAYAGCNVGLAAAAAALCAFIAPAAAGSGIPEVKAYLNGVDAYSILAPSTLFVKIFGSVLGVSAGFMVGKEGPMVHTGACIANLLGQGGSRKYHLTWKWLRYFKNDRDRRDMITCGAAAGVAAAFRAPVGGVLFALEEAASWWRSALLWRTFFTTAVVAIVLRAFIQYCTTGKCGLFGEGGLIMYDVSSANATYSAPDILVVIFLGIIGGILGSIYNYFVDKVLRTYSIINERGAVLKILLVITISLLTSCCSFGLPWIAKCMPCPTDLSVSCPTVGKSGNYKSFQCPSGYYNDLASLFLNTNDDAIRNLFSTSTVKEFHISSLFIFFGAVYCLGIITYGIAIPSGLFIPVILAGACYGRLVGRLFESLSSLDTGLFALLGAASFLGGTMRMTVSLCIILLELTNDLLLLPLVMLVLLISKTVADNFNKGVYDQILKIKGLPYLEAHAEPYMRHLVARDVVSGPLVIFSGVEKVGNILHVLRTTGHNGFPVIDEPPFSEAPELCGVVLRSHLLVLLKGKNFSMDRVVTGDDILQRFAAFDFAKAGSGKGIKLEDLDIKVEEMEMYVDLHPITNASPYTVVETMSLAKAAILFRQLGLRHMCVVPKSQGRPPIVGILTRHDFMPEHILGLYPHFNPDK; encoded by the exons ATGGACAGCAAGGGAATGGATCAAGAAAAATATGTGAACCACAGTGATGATGTGCTTGACATTGAAAATGAGGGTCTGTTGGATGGGAAGGAGATTGAGAGATGCAGGTCAGAGGTGTCGGACAAAAACTTATCATACACAAAGCCGCTTCTGGTGAAGAGGACCAACACCACCTCCCAGATTGCCATTGTTGGTGCCAATGTTTGCCCCATTGAGAGCCTTGACTATGA gattattgaaaatgaattatttaaGCAGGACTGGAGGTCACGGAAGAAGATTCAGATATTTCAGTACGTTTTACTCAAGTGGGCATTTGCACTTCTTATTGGGCTAGGTACTGGACTAGTTGGCTTCTTCAACAATATTGCAGTTGAGAATATAGCTGGTTTCAAGTTGTTGCTGACTAGCAATCTCATGTCTGAGGACAA ATATTTCAAGGCTTTCGCAGCATATGCTGGTTGCAATGTAGGTTTAGCTGCTGCTGCTGCAGCTCTTTGTGCTTTCATTGCTCCAGCAGCAGCAGGATCTGGTATTCCTGAGGTGAAAGCCTATCTCAATGGTGTGGATGCTTATTCAATACTAGCTCCAAGCACTCTCTTTGTAAAG ATTTTTGGATCTGTTCTTGGTGTTTCTGCGGGCTTTATGGTGGGTAAAGAAGGGCCTATGGTCCACACAGGTGCTTGCATAGCCAATTTACTGGGGCAGGGGGGTTCTCGCAAGTACCATTTGACTTGGAAATGGCTAAGATACTTCAAAAATGACCGGGACCGGAGAGACATGATCACTTGTGGTGCAGCTGCTGGTGTGGCTGCTGCTTTTCGTGCTCCAGTTGGTGGTGTCCTATTTGCCCTAGAAGAGGCAGCTTCATG GTGGCGGAGTGCTCTACTTTGGAGGACCTTTTTTACAACTGCAGTAGTTGCCATAGTTTTGAGGGCTTTCATACAATACTGTACCACTGGAAAATGTGGGCTATTTGGTGAAGGAGGTCTTATAATGTATGACGTCAGTTCTGCCAATGCAACTTATAGTGCACCAGATATATTAGTAGTAATTTTCCTAGGAATTATTGGAGGCATTCTTGGAAgcatatataattattttgtggaCAAGGTCCTTCGCACTTATAGCATCATCAATGA AAGAGGTGCTGTTCTCAAGATCTTACTAGTTATCACCATCTCACTCTTGACTTCGTGTTGTTCTTTTGGCCTGCCATGGATTGCAAAGTGCATGCCCTGCCCCACTGACTTGTCAGTGAGCTGTCCCACTGTTGGTAAATCTGGAAACTACAAAAGCTTCCAGTGCCCATCAGGGTACTACAATGACCTTGCCTCCCTATTTCTAAATACTAATGATGATGCTATTCGCAACCTGTTCAGCACTAGTACCGTGAAAGAATTTCATATTTCCAGTCTTTTCATCTTCTTCGGTGCTGTTTATTGCCTTGGAATTATCACTTACGGAATTGCTATTCCCTCTGGTCTCTTTATCCCTGTCATACTAGCTGGAGCTTGCTATGGACGTCTTGTTGGGAGATTATTTGAATCACTCTCCTCTCTTGACACAGGTCTCTTTGCCCTTCTCGGAGCTGCATCCTTTCTTGGTGGCACCATGAGAATGACTGTTTCCCTATGTATTATATTGCTGGAGCTCACCAATGACTTATTATTGCTTCCCCTTGTGATGTTGGTTCTCCTGATCTCAAAAACTGTGGCTGATAACTTCAACAAGGGTGTCTATGACCAAATACTGAAAATAAAGGGTTTGCCTTATTTGGAGGCTCATGCAGAACCCTACATGAGGCATTTGGTTGCACGAGATGTTGTTTCTGGTCCATTGGTCATCTTTTCCGGCGTTGAAAAGGTAGGGAACATATTACATGTTTTGAGGACAACAGGGCATAACGGGTTCCCTGTGATTGATGAACCACCTTTCTCAGAGGCACCAGAATTGTGTGGGGTCGTTTTGAGGTCTCATTTACTAGTTTTGCTGAAGGGAAAGAACTTTTCAATGGATAGGGTGGTTACTGGGGATGATATCTTGCAAAGATTTGCTGCATTCGATTTTGCCAAGGCAGGTTCTGGGAAGGGAATCAAACTTGAGGATCTAGATATTAAAGTGGAAGAGATGGAAATGTATGTTGATCTTCATCCTATTACCAATGCATCCCCATACACAGTGGTTGAGACGATGTCACTAGCCAAAGCTGCAATTCTCTTTCGGCAACTTGGTCTCAGGCACATGTGTGTTGTACCAAAGAGTCAAGGG AGGCCTCCAATTGTTGGAATTCTGACACGGCATGACTTCATGCCAGAGCACATTTTGGGACTCTATCCTCATTTCAACCCTGACAAGTAG
- the LOC126703577 gene encoding chloride channel protein CLC-c-like isoform X3, protein MSEDKYFKAFAAYAGCNVGLAAAAAALCAFIAPAAAGSGIPEVKAYLNGVDAYSILAPSTLFVKIFGSVLGVSAGFMVGKEGPMVHTGACIANLLGQGGSRKYHLTWKWLRYFKNDRDRRDMITCGAAAGVAAAFRAPVGGVLFALEEAASWWRSALLWRTFFTTAVVAIVLRAFIQYCTTGKCGLFGEGGLIMYDVSSANATYSAPDILVVIFLGIIGGILGSIYNYFVDKVLRTYSIINERGAVLKILLVITISLLTSCCSFGLPWIAKCMPCPTDLSVSCPTVGKSGNYKSFQCPSGYYNDLASLFLNTNDDAIRNLFSTSTVKEFHISSLFIFFGAVYCLGIITYGIAIPSGLFIPVILAGACYGRLVGRLFESLSSLDTGLFALLGAASFLGGTMRMTVSLCIILLELTNDLLLLPLVMLVLLISKTVADNFNKGVYDQILKIKGLPYLEAHAEPYMRHLVARDVVSGPLVIFSGVEKVGNILHVLRTTGHNGFPVIDEPPFSEAPELCGVVLRSHLLVLLKGKNFSMDRVVTGDDILQRFAAFDFAKAGSGKGIKLEDLDIKVEEMEMYVDLHPITNASPYTVVETMSLAKAAILFRQLGLRHMCVVPKSQGRPPIVGILTRHDFMPEHILGLYPHFNPDK, encoded by the exons ATGTCTGAGGACAA ATATTTCAAGGCTTTCGCAGCATATGCTGGTTGCAATGTAGGTTTAGCTGCTGCTGCTGCAGCTCTTTGTGCTTTCATTGCTCCAGCAGCAGCAGGATCTGGTATTCCTGAGGTGAAAGCCTATCTCAATGGTGTGGATGCTTATTCAATACTAGCTCCAAGCACTCTCTTTGTAAAG ATTTTTGGATCTGTTCTTGGTGTTTCTGCGGGCTTTATGGTGGGTAAAGAAGGGCCTATGGTCCACACAGGTGCTTGCATAGCCAATTTACTGGGGCAGGGGGGTTCTCGCAAGTACCATTTGACTTGGAAATGGCTAAGATACTTCAAAAATGACCGGGACCGGAGAGACATGATCACTTGTGGTGCAGCTGCTGGTGTGGCTGCTGCTTTTCGTGCTCCAGTTGGTGGTGTCCTATTTGCCCTAGAAGAGGCAGCTTCATG GTGGCGGAGTGCTCTACTTTGGAGGACCTTTTTTACAACTGCAGTAGTTGCCATAGTTTTGAGGGCTTTCATACAATACTGTACCACTGGAAAATGTGGGCTATTTGGTGAAGGAGGTCTTATAATGTATGACGTCAGTTCTGCCAATGCAACTTATAGTGCACCAGATATATTAGTAGTAATTTTCCTAGGAATTATTGGAGGCATTCTTGGAAgcatatataattattttgtggaCAAGGTCCTTCGCACTTATAGCATCATCAATGA AAGAGGTGCTGTTCTCAAGATCTTACTAGTTATCACCATCTCACTCTTGACTTCGTGTTGTTCTTTTGGCCTGCCATGGATTGCAAAGTGCATGCCCTGCCCCACTGACTTGTCAGTGAGCTGTCCCACTGTTGGTAAATCTGGAAACTACAAAAGCTTCCAGTGCCCATCAGGGTACTACAATGACCTTGCCTCCCTATTTCTAAATACTAATGATGATGCTATTCGCAACCTGTTCAGCACTAGTACCGTGAAAGAATTTCATATTTCCAGTCTTTTCATCTTCTTCGGTGCTGTTTATTGCCTTGGAATTATCACTTACGGAATTGCTATTCCCTCTGGTCTCTTTATCCCTGTCATACTAGCTGGAGCTTGCTATGGACGTCTTGTTGGGAGATTATTTGAATCACTCTCCTCTCTTGACACAGGTCTCTTTGCCCTTCTCGGAGCTGCATCCTTTCTTGGTGGCACCATGAGAATGACTGTTTCCCTATGTATTATATTGCTGGAGCTCACCAATGACTTATTATTGCTTCCCCTTGTGATGTTGGTTCTCCTGATCTCAAAAACTGTGGCTGATAACTTCAACAAGGGTGTCTATGACCAAATACTGAAAATAAAGGGTTTGCCTTATTTGGAGGCTCATGCAGAACCCTACATGAGGCATTTGGTTGCACGAGATGTTGTTTCTGGTCCATTGGTCATCTTTTCCGGCGTTGAAAAGGTAGGGAACATATTACATGTTTTGAGGACAACAGGGCATAACGGGTTCCCTGTGATTGATGAACCACCTTTCTCAGAGGCACCAGAATTGTGTGGGGTCGTTTTGAGGTCTCATTTACTAGTTTTGCTGAAGGGAAAGAACTTTTCAATGGATAGGGTGGTTACTGGGGATGATATCTTGCAAAGATTTGCTGCATTCGATTTTGCCAAGGCAGGTTCTGGGAAGGGAATCAAACTTGAGGATCTAGATATTAAAGTGGAAGAGATGGAAATGTATGTTGATCTTCATCCTATTACCAATGCATCCCCATACACAGTGGTTGAGACGATGTCACTAGCCAAAGCTGCAATTCTCTTTCGGCAACTTGGTCTCAGGCACATGTGTGTTGTACCAAAGAGTCAAGGG AGGCCTCCAATTGTTGGAATTCTGACACGGCATGACTTCATGCCAGAGCACATTTTGGGACTCTATCCTCATTTCAACCCTGACAAGTAG
- the LOC126703577 gene encoding chloride channel protein CLC-c-like isoform X2, with translation MDSKGMDQEKYVNHSDDVLDIENEGLLDGKEIERCRSEVSDKNLSYTKPLLVKRTNTTSQIAIVGANVCPIESLDYEIIENELFKQDWRSRKKIQIFQYVLLKWAFALLIGLGTGLVGFFNNIAVENIAGFKLLLTSNLMSEDKYFKAFAAYAGCNVGLAAAAAALCAFIAPAAAGSGIPEVKAYLNGVDAYSILAPSTLFVKIFGSVLGVSAGFMVGKEGPMVHTGACIANLLGQGGSRKYHLTWKWLRYFKNDRDRRDMITCGAAAGVAAAFRAPVGGVLFALEEAASWWRSALLWRTFFTTAVVAIVLRAFIQYCTTGKCGLFGEGGLIIRGAVLKILLVITISLLTSCCSFGLPWIAKCMPCPTDLSVSCPTVGKSGNYKSFQCPSGYYNDLASLFLNTNDDAIRNLFSTSTVKEFHISSLFIFFGAVYCLGIITYGIAIPSGLFIPVILAGACYGRLVGRLFESLSSLDTGLFALLGAASFLGGTMRMTVSLCIILLELTNDLLLLPLVMLVLLISKTVADNFNKGVYDQILKIKGLPYLEAHAEPYMRHLVARDVVSGPLVIFSGVEKVGNILHVLRTTGHNGFPVIDEPPFSEAPELCGVVLRSHLLVLLKGKNFSMDRVVTGDDILQRFAAFDFAKAGSGKGIKLEDLDIKVEEMEMYVDLHPITNASPYTVVETMSLAKAAILFRQLGLRHMCVVPKSQGRPPIVGILTRHDFMPEHILGLYPHFNPDK, from the exons ATGGACAGCAAGGGAATGGATCAAGAAAAATATGTGAACCACAGTGATGATGTGCTTGACATTGAAAATGAGGGTCTGTTGGATGGGAAGGAGATTGAGAGATGCAGGTCAGAGGTGTCGGACAAAAACTTATCATACACAAAGCCGCTTCTGGTGAAGAGGACCAACACCACCTCCCAGATTGCCATTGTTGGTGCCAATGTTTGCCCCATTGAGAGCCTTGACTATGA gattattgaaaatgaattatttaaGCAGGACTGGAGGTCACGGAAGAAGATTCAGATATTTCAGTACGTTTTACTCAAGTGGGCATTTGCACTTCTTATTGGGCTAGGTACTGGACTAGTTGGCTTCTTCAACAATATTGCAGTTGAGAATATAGCTGGTTTCAAGTTGTTGCTGACTAGCAATCTCATGTCTGAGGACAA ATATTTCAAGGCTTTCGCAGCATATGCTGGTTGCAATGTAGGTTTAGCTGCTGCTGCTGCAGCTCTTTGTGCTTTCATTGCTCCAGCAGCAGCAGGATCTGGTATTCCTGAGGTGAAAGCCTATCTCAATGGTGTGGATGCTTATTCAATACTAGCTCCAAGCACTCTCTTTGTAAAG ATTTTTGGATCTGTTCTTGGTGTTTCTGCGGGCTTTATGGTGGGTAAAGAAGGGCCTATGGTCCACACAGGTGCTTGCATAGCCAATTTACTGGGGCAGGGGGGTTCTCGCAAGTACCATTTGACTTGGAAATGGCTAAGATACTTCAAAAATGACCGGGACCGGAGAGACATGATCACTTGTGGTGCAGCTGCTGGTGTGGCTGCTGCTTTTCGTGCTCCAGTTGGTGGTGTCCTATTTGCCCTAGAAGAGGCAGCTTCATG GTGGCGGAGTGCTCTACTTTGGAGGACCTTTTTTACAACTGCAGTAGTTGCCATAGTTTTGAGGGCTTTCATACAATACTGTACCACTGGAAAATGTGGGCTATTTGGTGAAGGAGGTCTTATAAT AAGAGGTGCTGTTCTCAAGATCTTACTAGTTATCACCATCTCACTCTTGACTTCGTGTTGTTCTTTTGGCCTGCCATGGATTGCAAAGTGCATGCCCTGCCCCACTGACTTGTCAGTGAGCTGTCCCACTGTTGGTAAATCTGGAAACTACAAAAGCTTCCAGTGCCCATCAGGGTACTACAATGACCTTGCCTCCCTATTTCTAAATACTAATGATGATGCTATTCGCAACCTGTTCAGCACTAGTACCGTGAAAGAATTTCATATTTCCAGTCTTTTCATCTTCTTCGGTGCTGTTTATTGCCTTGGAATTATCACTTACGGAATTGCTATTCCCTCTGGTCTCTTTATCCCTGTCATACTAGCTGGAGCTTGCTATGGACGTCTTGTTGGGAGATTATTTGAATCACTCTCCTCTCTTGACACAGGTCTCTTTGCCCTTCTCGGAGCTGCATCCTTTCTTGGTGGCACCATGAGAATGACTGTTTCCCTATGTATTATATTGCTGGAGCTCACCAATGACTTATTATTGCTTCCCCTTGTGATGTTGGTTCTCCTGATCTCAAAAACTGTGGCTGATAACTTCAACAAGGGTGTCTATGACCAAATACTGAAAATAAAGGGTTTGCCTTATTTGGAGGCTCATGCAGAACCCTACATGAGGCATTTGGTTGCACGAGATGTTGTTTCTGGTCCATTGGTCATCTTTTCCGGCGTTGAAAAGGTAGGGAACATATTACATGTTTTGAGGACAACAGGGCATAACGGGTTCCCTGTGATTGATGAACCACCTTTCTCAGAGGCACCAGAATTGTGTGGGGTCGTTTTGAGGTCTCATTTACTAGTTTTGCTGAAGGGAAAGAACTTTTCAATGGATAGGGTGGTTACTGGGGATGATATCTTGCAAAGATTTGCTGCATTCGATTTTGCCAAGGCAGGTTCTGGGAAGGGAATCAAACTTGAGGATCTAGATATTAAAGTGGAAGAGATGGAAATGTATGTTGATCTTCATCCTATTACCAATGCATCCCCATACACAGTGGTTGAGACGATGTCACTAGCCAAAGCTGCAATTCTCTTTCGGCAACTTGGTCTCAGGCACATGTGTGTTGTACCAAAGAGTCAAGGG AGGCCTCCAATTGTTGGAATTCTGACACGGCATGACTTCATGCCAGAGCACATTTTGGGACTCTATCCTCATTTCAACCCTGACAAGTAG